A single Lactuca sativa cultivar Salinas chromosome 8, Lsat_Salinas_v11, whole genome shotgun sequence DNA region contains:
- the LOC111889044 gene encoding uncharacterized protein LOC111889044, translated as MEKRADLEEMFTRPPLPFPIRAIPDEHNQRYRRFMDQVRTLQVNIPFVETILQTPKYATLLKSLFTTRQNMEEVAEVLLNELPEKKGDPGSITVPCKFGNSMTTRALTDSGASFNVIPYSFAQKLNLPLPKPIHMKIHLANKTIIHPMGVCEDLLIKVDKLVFPVEFIILDIEEDHKVPIILGRPFLNSALVDMRESTLT; from the exons ATGGAAAAGAGAGCTGATTTGGAGGAGATGTTCACAAG GCCCCCTTTGCCATTTCCGATCCGAGCCATACCAGATGAGCATAATCAACGGTATAGAAGATTTATGGATCAAGTGAGGACCCTCCAAGTGAACATTCCATTTGTTGAAACGATACTTCAAACACCTAAGTATGCAACTTTGCTTAAGAGCCTCTTTACTACTCGACAAAATATGGAAGAAGTTGCTGAAGTATTGCTGAATGAACTGCCAgaaaagaagggtgatccgggaaGCATAACCGTGCCTTGCAAATTTGGGAACAGCATGACTACACGAGCATTGACCGATTCGGGGGCAAGTTTTAACGTTATACCATATTCTTTCGCACAAAAGTTGAACCTACCGCTTCCAAAACCTATTCACATGAAGATCCACTTGGCTAACAAGACAATAATACATCCAATGGGAGTGTGTGAAGACCTTCTTATTAAGGTTGATAAGCTGGTATTTCCGGTTGAGTTCATAATTTTGGATATAGAGGAGGATCATAAAGTACCAATCATCCTTGGGCGACCATTTTTGAATAGTGCTTTGGTAGATATGCGTGAATCTACACTAACATAA